The following proteins come from a genomic window of Pleuronectes platessa chromosome 2, fPlePla1.1, whole genome shotgun sequence:
- the LOC128446283 gene encoding LOW QUALITY PROTEIN: EEF1A lysine methyltransferase 3-like (The sequence of the model RefSeq protein was modified relative to this genomic sequence to represent the inferred CDS: inserted 1 base in 1 codon; deleted 2 bases in 2 codons; substituted 2 bases at 2 genomic stop codons) — protein MTCSGEEDDPFPVEDCLFADAFSQETXSLWGEELKIRQVFGVNLGVGAPVWKSALNLCRYMXEQSVELRGQRVIELGAETGVVGILAARLGAAMTLTDLPLALAQLQANVSLNIPSSGWSSFSPTVLPLSWGEDHMNFPSDWDLVLCSDITYLPETYPVLLETLTYLSFQLKTQVSYEECLPSRFKVELEXRDDKRNIHIYRVSLRTDQ, from the exons ATGACTTGCAGCGGGGAGGAAGACGACCCGTTCCCCGTTGAAGACTGCCTGTTCGCCGACGCATTCAGTCAGGAGA TCAGCTTGTGGGGTGAGGAGCTGAAGATAAGGCAGGTGTTC GGGGTCAACCTCGGTGTCGGTGCCCCGGTCTGGAAATCT gCGTTAAACCTGTGTCGGTACATGTAGGAGCAGAGTGTGGAGCTGCGGGGACAGCGCGTCATCGAGCTAGGCGCAGAGACGGGAGTGGTCGGTATTCTGGCcgctcgactcg GCGCAGCCATGACACTCACAGACCTTCCTCTGGCTCTCGCACAGCTCCAGGCCAACGTCTCATTGAACATTCCATCCAGTGGTTGgtcttctttctctcccaccgtcctccctctgtcctgggGTGAGGACCACATGAAC TTTCCATCTGACTGGGATCTGGTGTTATGTTCAGATATAACTTACCTCCCAGAGACGTATCCAGTGCTTTTGGAGACGCTAACTTACTTATCGTTTCAGCTTAAGACTCAGGTATCCTACGAGGAGTGTCTGCCGAGCAGATTCAAGGTGGAGCTTGAATAACGTGACGACAAACGAAACATTCATATCTACAGGGTATCTCTAAGGACAGATCAGTGA
- the stx16 gene encoding syntaxin-16 isoform X3, with product MATRRLTDAFLLMRNNAIQNRQILAEQELDELADDRMALVSGISLDPEAAIGVTKKLPPKWIEGIDEIQYEITRVRQKMKELALLHDKHMNRPTLDDSSEEEHAIEITTQEITQMFHRCQRAVTGLQTRCGHCTEQEERLLRNVVSSLAQSLQELSTNFRYTQSSYLKRMKNREERSKHFFDSGPLMEEDEDLALYDKGFTEDQLVLMEENTVMVEEREKEIRQIVQSISDLNEIFRDLAGMVVEQGTVLDRIDFNVEQACVKTDDGLKQLQKAEQYQKKNRKMLVILILFVIVIVLIIILFGTKF from the exons ATGGCCACTCGGCGTCTGACCGATGCCTTCTTGTTAATGCGGAACAATGCAATCCAAAACCGGCAAATATTGGCTGAGCAA GAGCTTGATGAG ttGGCTGATGATCGCATGGCCCTGGTGTCAGGAATTAGTCTGGACCCTGAGGCTGCCATTGGAGTAACAAAGAAACTGCCTCCTAAATGGATAGAGGGAATTGATGAG ATTCAATACGAAATCACACGAGTTCGACAGAAGATGAAGGAACTGGCTTTACTTCATGACAAGCATATGAACCGTCCCACACTGGATGACAGTAGTGAAGAAGAGCATGCCATAGAAATCACTACACAGGAGATCACACAG ATGTTTCACAGATGCCAGCGAGCTGTGACAGGTTTGCAGACTCGCTGCGGCCACTGcaccgagcaggaggagagattATTGAGAAACGTGGTGTCGTCTCTGGCGCAGAGTCTACAGGAGCTGTCCACCAATTTCAGATACACACAGTCCAGTTACCTAAAAC GTATGAAGAATCGTGAGGAGAGATCAAAGCACTTTTTTGACTCAGGACCCTTaatggaggaggatgaagatttAGCGCTGTATGACAAG GGATTCACAGAAGACCAACTGGTGCTGATGGAGGAGAACACGGTCATGGTTGAAGAACGAGAGAAGGAGATCAGACAAATAGTGCAGTCCATATCTGATCTGAATGAAATTTTCCGGGACTTGGCAGGAATGGTTGTTGAACAG GGCACCGTGCTTGACAGAATCGACTTCAACGTGGAGCAGGCTTGTGTTAAAACAGATGACGGATTGAAACAGCTACAAAAG GCGGAGCAGTAtcagaagaagaacagaaagaTGCTGGTCATTTTGATCCTGTTCGTCATAGTCATTGTTCTAATTATTATCCTTTTTGGAACAAAGTTCTAG
- the stx16 gene encoding syntaxin-16 isoform X1, whose protein sequence is MATRRLTDAFLLMRNNAIQNRQILAEQVSTYDPRLSTRSNAAELDELADDRMALVSGISLDPEAAIGVTKKLPPKWIEGIDEIQYEITRVRQKMKELALLHDKHMNRPTLDDSSEEEHAIEITTQEITQMFHRCQRAVTGLQTRCGHCTEQEERLLRNVVSSLAQSLQELSTNFRYTQSSYLKRMKNREERSKHFFDSGPLMEEDEDLALYDKGFTEDQLVLMEENTVMVEEREKEIRQIVQSISDLNEIFRDLAGMVVEQGTVLDRIDFNVEQACVKTDDGLKQLQKAEQYQKKNRKMLVILILFVIVIVLIIILFGTKF, encoded by the exons ATGGCCACTCGGCGTCTGACCGATGCCTTCTTGTTAATGCGGAACAATGCAATCCAAAACCGGCAAATATTGGCTGAGCAAGTGAGTACATACGACCCCCGTCTGAGTACACGTAGCAATGCTGCG GAGCTTGATGAG ttGGCTGATGATCGCATGGCCCTGGTGTCAGGAATTAGTCTGGACCCTGAGGCTGCCATTGGAGTAACAAAGAAACTGCCTCCTAAATGGATAGAGGGAATTGATGAG ATTCAATACGAAATCACACGAGTTCGACAGAAGATGAAGGAACTGGCTTTACTTCATGACAAGCATATGAACCGTCCCACACTGGATGACAGTAGTGAAGAAGAGCATGCCATAGAAATCACTACACAGGAGATCACACAG ATGTTTCACAGATGCCAGCGAGCTGTGACAGGTTTGCAGACTCGCTGCGGCCACTGcaccgagcaggaggagagattATTGAGAAACGTGGTGTCGTCTCTGGCGCAGAGTCTACAGGAGCTGTCCACCAATTTCAGATACACACAGTCCAGTTACCTAAAAC GTATGAAGAATCGTGAGGAGAGATCAAAGCACTTTTTTGACTCAGGACCCTTaatggaggaggatgaagatttAGCGCTGTATGACAAG GGATTCACAGAAGACCAACTGGTGCTGATGGAGGAGAACACGGTCATGGTTGAAGAACGAGAGAAGGAGATCAGACAAATAGTGCAGTCCATATCTGATCTGAATGAAATTTTCCGGGACTTGGCAGGAATGGTTGTTGAACAG GGCACCGTGCTTGACAGAATCGACTTCAACGTGGAGCAGGCTTGTGTTAAAACAGATGACGGATTGAAACAGCTACAAAAG GCGGAGCAGTAtcagaagaagaacagaaagaTGCTGGTCATTTTGATCCTGTTCGTCATAGTCATTGTTCTAATTATTATCCTTTTTGGAACAAAGTTCTAG
- the stx16 gene encoding syntaxin-16 isoform X2 gives MATRRLTDAFLLMRNNAIQNRQILAEQVSTYDPRLSTRSNAALADDRMALVSGISLDPEAAIGVTKKLPPKWIEGIDEIQYEITRVRQKMKELALLHDKHMNRPTLDDSSEEEHAIEITTQEITQMFHRCQRAVTGLQTRCGHCTEQEERLLRNVVSSLAQSLQELSTNFRYTQSSYLKRMKNREERSKHFFDSGPLMEEDEDLALYDKGFTEDQLVLMEENTVMVEEREKEIRQIVQSISDLNEIFRDLAGMVVEQGTVLDRIDFNVEQACVKTDDGLKQLQKAEQYQKKNRKMLVILILFVIVIVLIIILFGTKF, from the exons ATGGCCACTCGGCGTCTGACCGATGCCTTCTTGTTAATGCGGAACAATGCAATCCAAAACCGGCAAATATTGGCTGAGCAAGTGAGTACATACGACCCCCGTCTGAGTACACGTAGCAATGCTGCG ttGGCTGATGATCGCATGGCCCTGGTGTCAGGAATTAGTCTGGACCCTGAGGCTGCCATTGGAGTAACAAAGAAACTGCCTCCTAAATGGATAGAGGGAATTGATGAG ATTCAATACGAAATCACACGAGTTCGACAGAAGATGAAGGAACTGGCTTTACTTCATGACAAGCATATGAACCGTCCCACACTGGATGACAGTAGTGAAGAAGAGCATGCCATAGAAATCACTACACAGGAGATCACACAG ATGTTTCACAGATGCCAGCGAGCTGTGACAGGTTTGCAGACTCGCTGCGGCCACTGcaccgagcaggaggagagattATTGAGAAACGTGGTGTCGTCTCTGGCGCAGAGTCTACAGGAGCTGTCCACCAATTTCAGATACACACAGTCCAGTTACCTAAAAC GTATGAAGAATCGTGAGGAGAGATCAAAGCACTTTTTTGACTCAGGACCCTTaatggaggaggatgaagatttAGCGCTGTATGACAAG GGATTCACAGAAGACCAACTGGTGCTGATGGAGGAGAACACGGTCATGGTTGAAGAACGAGAGAAGGAGATCAGACAAATAGTGCAGTCCATATCTGATCTGAATGAAATTTTCCGGGACTTGGCAGGAATGGTTGTTGAACAG GGCACCGTGCTTGACAGAATCGACTTCAACGTGGAGCAGGCTTGTGTTAAAACAGATGACGGATTGAAACAGCTACAAAAG GCGGAGCAGTAtcagaagaagaacagaaagaTGCTGGTCATTTTGATCCTGTTCGTCATAGTCATTGTTCTAATTATTATCCTTTTTGGAACAAAGTTCTAG
- the stx16 gene encoding syntaxin-16 isoform X4: MATRRLTDAFLLMRNNAIQNRQILAEQLADDRMALVSGISLDPEAAIGVTKKLPPKWIEGIDEIQYEITRVRQKMKELALLHDKHMNRPTLDDSSEEEHAIEITTQEITQMFHRCQRAVTGLQTRCGHCTEQEERLLRNVVSSLAQSLQELSTNFRYTQSSYLKRMKNREERSKHFFDSGPLMEEDEDLALYDKGFTEDQLVLMEENTVMVEEREKEIRQIVQSISDLNEIFRDLAGMVVEQGTVLDRIDFNVEQACVKTDDGLKQLQKAEQYQKKNRKMLVILILFVIVIVLIIILFGTKF, translated from the exons ATGGCCACTCGGCGTCTGACCGATGCCTTCTTGTTAATGCGGAACAATGCAATCCAAAACCGGCAAATATTGGCTGAGCAA ttGGCTGATGATCGCATGGCCCTGGTGTCAGGAATTAGTCTGGACCCTGAGGCTGCCATTGGAGTAACAAAGAAACTGCCTCCTAAATGGATAGAGGGAATTGATGAG ATTCAATACGAAATCACACGAGTTCGACAGAAGATGAAGGAACTGGCTTTACTTCATGACAAGCATATGAACCGTCCCACACTGGATGACAGTAGTGAAGAAGAGCATGCCATAGAAATCACTACACAGGAGATCACACAG ATGTTTCACAGATGCCAGCGAGCTGTGACAGGTTTGCAGACTCGCTGCGGCCACTGcaccgagcaggaggagagattATTGAGAAACGTGGTGTCGTCTCTGGCGCAGAGTCTACAGGAGCTGTCCACCAATTTCAGATACACACAGTCCAGTTACCTAAAAC GTATGAAGAATCGTGAGGAGAGATCAAAGCACTTTTTTGACTCAGGACCCTTaatggaggaggatgaagatttAGCGCTGTATGACAAG GGATTCACAGAAGACCAACTGGTGCTGATGGAGGAGAACACGGTCATGGTTGAAGAACGAGAGAAGGAGATCAGACAAATAGTGCAGTCCATATCTGATCTGAATGAAATTTTCCGGGACTTGGCAGGAATGGTTGTTGAACAG GGCACCGTGCTTGACAGAATCGACTTCAACGTGGAGCAGGCTTGTGTTAAAACAGATGACGGATTGAAACAGCTACAAAAG GCGGAGCAGTAtcagaagaagaacagaaagaTGCTGGTCATTTTGATCCTGTTCGTCATAGTCATTGTTCTAATTATTATCCTTTTTGGAACAAAGTTCTAG